The Burkholderia lata genome contains a region encoding:
- the rsmD gene encoding 16S rRNA (guanine(966)-N(2))-methyltransferase RsmD, whose product MSRSSPGRPAAPSGRGKPHTIRIIGGDWKRTPLAVLDLDGLRPTPDRVRETLFNWLGQDLEGWRCLDLFAGTGALGFEAASRGAASVVMVERHPRAAQQLRAIKDKLGARAVEVAEADALRLAAGLTPGAFDVVFLDPPFDELAVLERAIALAAPLVAAGGALYVETGAELDPAAHEALAGWEVVKHGKAGAVHYHLLRRENDE is encoded by the coding sequence ATGTCCCGTTCCTCTCCCGGCCGCCCGGCGGCCCCTTCCGGCCGCGGCAAGCCGCACACGATCCGCATCATCGGCGGTGACTGGAAACGCACGCCGCTCGCGGTGCTCGATCTCGATGGCCTGCGGCCGACGCCCGATCGCGTGCGCGAGACGCTGTTCAACTGGCTCGGCCAGGATCTCGAAGGCTGGCGCTGCCTCGACCTGTTCGCAGGCACCGGCGCGCTCGGCTTCGAGGCCGCGTCGCGCGGCGCGGCAAGCGTCGTGATGGTCGAGCGCCATCCGCGTGCCGCGCAGCAGCTGCGTGCAATCAAGGACAAGCTCGGCGCGCGCGCGGTCGAAGTCGCGGAGGCGGACGCGTTGCGGCTCGCGGCCGGGCTCACGCCGGGCGCGTTCGACGTCGTGTTTCTCGATCCGCCGTTCGACGAGCTGGCCGTCCTCGAGCGCGCGATTGCGCTGGCGGCGCCGCTCGTCGCGGCAGGCGGCGCGCTGTACGTCGAGACGGGGGCGGAGCTCGATCCGGCCGCGCACGAAGCGCTCGCCGGCTGGGAGGTCGTGAAGCACGGCAAGGCCGGTGCGGTTCACTATCATTTGCTGCGGCGCGAAAATGATGAATAA
- the ftsY gene encoding signal recognition particle-docking protein FtsY — MFSFFKRFKKTQEPDPAESQSADAQQTDEPSDVPAVEAPPAPDVPQAPAQPVAQPAVPAVVMTVTPTNDGRDEVVETVEIVPPPLQDASAKKSWLARLKTGLAKTGSSITGVFVNTKIDEDLYEELETALLMSDAGVDATEYLLGALREKVRTGRLTDPQQVKSALHDLLVELLTPLEKSLMLGRAQPLVMMITGVNGAGKTTSIGKLAKHLQSFDQSVLLAAGDTFRAAAREQLAVWGERNNVTVVQQESGDPAAVIFDAVSAARARKIDVMMADTAGRLPTQLHLMEELKKVKRVISKAHDGAPHEVLLVIDANTGQNALTQVKAFDDALGLTGLIVTKLDGTAKGGILAAIARQRPVPVYFIGVGEKVEDLQPFSAVEFADALLG; from the coding sequence ATGTTCAGCTTCTTCAAACGATTCAAGAAAACGCAGGAGCCCGATCCGGCGGAATCGCAATCGGCCGACGCGCAGCAAACGGACGAACCGTCCGATGTGCCCGCGGTCGAGGCTCCGCCTGCGCCCGACGTGCCGCAAGCGCCCGCGCAACCGGTCGCGCAACCGGCCGTGCCGGCCGTCGTGATGACGGTCACGCCGACCAACGACGGCCGCGACGAAGTCGTCGAGACGGTCGAAATCGTCCCGCCGCCGCTGCAAGACGCCTCCGCGAAGAAATCATGGCTCGCGCGCCTGAAAACGGGGCTCGCCAAGACGGGCTCGAGCATCACCGGCGTGTTCGTCAACACGAAGATCGACGAGGATCTGTACGAGGAGCTCGAAACCGCGCTGCTGATGTCCGACGCGGGCGTCGACGCGACCGAGTACCTGCTCGGCGCGCTGCGCGAGAAGGTGCGCACGGGCCGCCTGACCGACCCGCAGCAGGTGAAATCCGCACTGCACGACCTGCTCGTCGAGCTGCTGACGCCGCTCGAGAAATCGCTGATGCTCGGCCGCGCGCAGCCGCTCGTGATGATGATCACCGGCGTGAACGGTGCGGGCAAGACGACCAGCATCGGCAAGCTCGCGAAGCATCTGCAGAGCTTCGACCAATCGGTGCTGCTGGCCGCGGGCGACACGTTCCGCGCGGCCGCGCGCGAACAGCTGGCGGTCTGGGGCGAACGCAACAACGTGACGGTCGTGCAGCAGGAAAGCGGCGATCCGGCCGCGGTGATCTTCGACGCGGTCAGCGCCGCGCGCGCGCGCAAGATCGACGTGATGATGGCCGACACGGCCGGCCGCCTGCCGACGCAGCTCCACCTGATGGAAGAGCTGAAGAAGGTGAAGCGCGTGATCTCGAAGGCGCATGACGGCGCGCCGCACGAAGTGCTGCTGGTGATCGACGCGAACACCGGCCAGAACGCGCTCACGCAGGTCAAGGCATTCGACGACGCGCTCGGCCTCACCGGCCTCATCGTCACGAAGCTCGACGGCACCGCGAAGGGCGGGATTCTCGCCGCGATCGCGCGGCAGCGCCCGGTGCCGGTCTACTTCATCGGCGTCGGCGAGAAGGTCGAGGACCTGCAGCCGTTCAGCGCGGTCGAATTCGCGGACGCGCTGCTCGGCTGA
- the maiA gene encoding maleylacetoacetate isomerase, translating into MKLYSYFRSSASYRVRIALNLKQLPFDYVPVHMLRDGGEQLKDAYRALNPDAVVPTLIDGDATLQQSLAIIEYLEETHPEPALLPKQPVDRAYVRAVALQIACEIHPLDNLRVLKYLKHTLQVPEEAKNAWYRHWIEAGFDTLETRLASDPRTGKLCFGDTPTLADICLVPQVFNANRFSIDTTRYPTIQRIVDHASTLDAFKAAEPGVQPDAE; encoded by the coding sequence ATGAAGCTTTACAGCTATTTCCGCAGTTCCGCGTCGTATCGCGTGCGGATCGCCCTGAACCTGAAGCAGCTGCCGTTCGACTATGTCCCCGTGCACATGCTGCGCGACGGCGGCGAGCAACTGAAGGACGCGTACCGCGCGCTGAATCCGGATGCGGTCGTGCCGACACTGATCGACGGCGACGCGACGCTGCAGCAGTCGCTCGCGATCATCGAATATCTCGAGGAAACCCATCCGGAACCGGCGTTGCTGCCGAAGCAGCCGGTCGATCGCGCGTATGTGCGCGCGGTCGCGCTGCAGATCGCGTGCGAAATCCATCCGCTCGACAACCTGCGCGTGCTGAAGTACCTGAAGCACACGCTGCAGGTGCCCGAGGAGGCGAAGAACGCGTGGTACCGGCACTGGATCGAGGCGGGCTTCGACACGCTCGAGACGCGTCTCGCGAGCGATCCGCGCACCGGCAAGCTGTGCTTCGGCGACACGCCGACGCTCGCCGACATATGCCTCGTGCCGCAGGTGTTCAATGCGAACCGCTTCTCGATCGACACGACGCGCTATCCGACGATCCAGCGGATCGTCGACCATGCGTCGACGCTCGATGCGTTCAAGGCCGCCGAACCCGGCGTGCAGCCCGACGCCGAATGA
- the ybiB gene encoding DNA-binding protein YbiB — MTASHDPAAVPFPCARFIKEIGRGPHGARALSAEDTFELYRAMLDARVSDVELGAILIAYRLKGESADELAAMLAAAQASFEPVHVQDAAFRPVSIPSYNGARKQPNLVPLLALLLAREGVPVLVHGVEQDPGRVTSAEIFSALSLAPSTSHDAIEDTLAERRVAFASIEVLAPRIAHLLSMRSVLGVRNSTHTLVKILQPFAPAGLRLVNYTHPPYRDSLAQLFRDHPDAALGGALLARGTEGEAVADTRRQVQVDWLHDGVCDTLIEAERSSTDTPPVALPESRDAATTAAWTDAVMRGEVPVPDTVARQVATIVQIARIAR, encoded by the coding sequence ATGACCGCTTCCCACGATCCCGCCGCCGTTCCGTTCCCGTGCGCCCGCTTCATCAAGGAGATCGGCCGCGGCCCGCACGGCGCACGCGCGCTGTCCGCCGAGGACACGTTCGAGCTCTACCGCGCGATGCTCGACGCACGCGTGTCGGACGTCGAACTCGGCGCGATCCTGATCGCCTATCGGCTGAAGGGTGAATCCGCCGACGAGCTGGCCGCGATGCTCGCCGCCGCGCAGGCATCGTTCGAGCCGGTGCACGTGCAGGACGCCGCGTTCCGCCCCGTGTCGATCCCGAGCTACAACGGCGCGCGCAAGCAGCCGAACCTCGTGCCGCTGCTCGCGCTCCTGCTCGCACGCGAAGGCGTGCCGGTGCTCGTGCATGGCGTCGAGCAGGATCCGGGCCGCGTGACGAGCGCCGAGATCTTCTCGGCGCTGTCGCTCGCGCCGTCGACGTCGCACGATGCGATCGAGGACACGCTCGCCGAGCGCCGCGTCGCGTTCGCGTCGATCGAGGTGCTGGCGCCGCGCATTGCCCACCTGCTGTCGATGCGCAGCGTGCTCGGCGTGCGCAACTCGACGCACACGCTCGTGAAGATCCTGCAGCCGTTCGCGCCGGCCGGCCTGCGGCTCGTCAACTACACGCACCCGCCGTACCGCGACAGCCTGGCGCAATTGTTCCGCGACCATCCGGACGCCGCGCTCGGCGGCGCGCTGCTGGCACGCGGCACCGAGGGCGAAGCCGTTGCCGACACGCGGCGCCAGGTACAGGTCGACTGGCTGCACGACGGCGTATGCGACACGTTGATCGAGGCCGAACGCTCGTCGACCGATACGCCGCCCGTTGCGCTGCCCGAATCGCGCGATGCGGCCACGACGGCCGCGTGGACCGACGCCGTCATGCGCGGCGAGGTGCCGGTGCCCGACACGGTCGCGCGGCAGGTCGCGACGATCGTGCAGATCGCCCGCATCGCACGCTGA
- the leuA gene encoding 2-isopropylmalate synthase: protein MQRNPQDKYRPFEPVRLNGRKWPSRTIERAPVWMSTDLRDGNQSLIEPMSIEQKLEFFEMLVAIGFKEIEVGFPSASQTDFDFVRKLIDDKRIPDDVTIEVLVQAREDLIARTFDALEGVPRAIVHLYNAVCPSFRRIVFGMSKADVKALAIDGTRIIKEHCAARPDTQWTLQYSPETFSMTELTFAREICDAVAQTWRPTRDHKMIVNLPATVEAAGPNVFADQIEWMDRNLAYRDSIVLSVHPHNDRGTAVAAAELALLAGADRIEGCLFGNGERTGNVDLVTLALNLYTQGIDPGLDFSDIDAVRRVVERCNQIPVHPRHPYAGDLVFTAFSGSHQDAIRKGFAQQRPDAAWEVPYLPIDPADLGRSYDAVIRVNSQSGKGGATFLLERGMGFTPTRRVQIEFSHAVQTLADASGEEVTGDAICALFAREFFDTDGPATRHGNGARWQNREIAAAPVADTTPDEAVRRLAAAFAAAAGAAIDVASCEHARTTDGRIAVSVGCRVGDAPLRHGVGLHADAASAALDAVVSAINRSAWHCADHRAAA from the coding sequence ATGCAGCGCAATCCGCAAGACAAGTACCGTCCGTTCGAGCCCGTCCGCCTCAATGGCCGCAAATGGCCGTCGCGCACCATCGAGCGCGCACCCGTCTGGATGAGCACCGACCTGCGCGACGGCAACCAGTCGCTGATCGAGCCGATGAGCATCGAGCAGAAGCTCGAATTCTTCGAGATGCTGGTCGCGATCGGGTTCAAGGAGATCGAAGTCGGTTTTCCGTCGGCGTCGCAAACCGACTTCGATTTCGTCCGCAAGCTGATCGACGACAAGCGGATTCCCGACGACGTGACGATCGAAGTGCTCGTGCAGGCGCGCGAAGACCTGATCGCCCGCACGTTCGACGCGCTCGAAGGCGTGCCGCGCGCGATCGTGCACCTGTACAACGCAGTCTGCCCGTCGTTCCGCCGCATCGTGTTCGGGATGTCGAAGGCCGACGTGAAGGCGCTCGCGATCGACGGCACGCGCATCATCAAGGAACACTGCGCCGCGCGCCCCGACACGCAGTGGACCCTCCAGTACTCGCCGGAAACCTTCAGCATGACCGAGCTGACGTTCGCGCGCGAAATCTGCGACGCCGTCGCGCAGACCTGGCGCCCGACCCGCGATCACAAGATGATCGTCAACCTGCCGGCCACCGTCGAAGCCGCGGGCCCGAACGTATTCGCCGACCAGATCGAGTGGATGGACCGCAACCTCGCGTATCGCGACAGCATCGTGCTGTCCGTGCATCCGCACAACGATCGCGGCACCGCGGTCGCGGCAGCCGAACTCGCGCTGCTCGCGGGTGCCGACCGCATCGAAGGCTGCCTGTTCGGCAATGGCGAGCGCACCGGCAACGTCGATCTCGTCACGCTCGCGCTGAATCTCTACACGCAGGGCATCGATCCGGGCCTCGATTTCTCCGACATCGACGCCGTGCGCCGCGTCGTCGAGCGCTGCAACCAGATTCCGGTACATCCGCGCCATCCGTACGCGGGCGACCTCGTGTTCACCGCATTCTCGGGTTCGCACCAGGACGCGATCCGCAAGGGCTTCGCGCAGCAGCGCCCCGACGCGGCCTGGGAAGTGCCGTACCTGCCGATCGACCCGGCCGACCTCGGCCGCAGCTATGACGCGGTGATCCGCGTGAACAGCCAGTCCGGCAAGGGCGGCGCGACGTTCCTGCTCGAACGCGGGATGGGCTTCACGCCGACGCGCCGCGTGCAGATCGAATTCAGCCACGCGGTGCAGACGCTCGCCGACGCGTCCGGCGAGGAAGTGACGGGCGACGCGATCTGCGCGCTGTTCGCGCGCGAATTCTTCGATACCGACGGGCCGGCCACGCGCCACGGCAACGGCGCGCGCTGGCAGAACCGCGAGATCGCGGCAGCGCCCGTGGCCGATACGACGCCCGACGAGGCCGTGCGACGTTTGGCCGCGGCGTTCGCGGCGGCCGCCGGCGCGGCGATCGACGTCGCGTCGTGCGAACACGCCCGCACGACGGACGGGCGGATCGCGGTATCGGTCGGCTGCCGGGTCGGCGATGCGCCGCTGCGGCACGGCGTCGGCCTGCACGCCGATGCGGCGAGCGCCGCACTCGATGCCGTCGTCAGCGCGATCAACCGCTCGGCCTGGCACTGCGCGGATCATCGCGCGGCGGCCTGA